The Alphaproteobacteria bacterium genome includes a window with the following:
- a CDS encoding mandelate racemase/muconate lactonizing enzyme family protein: MKIVAVDPILLRGEQTYVATQGGEEAVDNGDWQLIVKITTDSGLVGWGDIETLASAAAAIIGGPGMSILGFKALGDLLIGEDPTDTTRIWNKLYIGSAYYGRRGIAIQCMSAIDNALWSIKAQAAGKPLAALLGGRKRDRIRAYASTLFRATPAGMRDAAQGYMDKGFTAVKFGWGVFGEDEGRDRELVAAARETLGPDRLLMVDPGWYPVGWAKPERWAPRTRDQALRLCNWLAEYNVYWVEDFIHPEHFDTYAAVRKESPVKLAAGEQVATSWEFERFIGCGAVDVIQPDLTRCGGLTVALDVARMAEKAGIQLVTHSWLTHLLTGHSLQFLSTLKEAPLVEFNVSQSALTGGIAQAPFKLDAEGFLAIPDAVDIGVTVDEKFIAAHRVN; this comes from the coding sequence ATGAAGATCGTTGCCGTCGACCCGATCCTGCTGCGCGGCGAACAAACCTATGTCGCCACGCAAGGCGGCGAAGAAGCGGTCGATAACGGCGATTGGCAATTGATCGTCAAGATCACGACCGATAGCGGCTTGGTCGGCTGGGGCGATATCGAAACCCTCGCTTCCGCCGCCGCGGCGATCATCGGCGGTCCCGGCATGTCGATCCTGGGCTTCAAGGCGCTGGGCGATCTGCTGATCGGCGAAGACCCGACCGACACGACGCGCATCTGGAACAAGCTATATATCGGCAGCGCCTATTACGGGCGGCGCGGCATCGCGATCCAATGCATGTCGGCGATCGACAACGCGCTGTGGTCGATCAAGGCGCAGGCCGCCGGAAAACCGTTGGCCGCGCTGTTGGGCGGGCGCAAACGCGACCGCATCCGCGCCTATGCTTCCACCTTGTTCCGCGCCACGCCCGCCGGGATGCGCGACGCGGCGCAGGGCTATATGGACAAAGGCTTCACGGCCGTGAAATTCGGCTGGGGCGTGTTCGGCGAAGACGAAGGCCGCGACCGCGAACTGGTCGCCGCCGCGCGCGAAACGTTGGGACCCGATCGGCTGTTGATGGTCGATCCCGGCTGGTATCCGGTCGGCTGGGCGAAGCCCGAACGCTGGGCCCCGCGCACCCGCGATCAGGCGCTGCGTTTGTGCAACTGGCTCGCCGAATACAACGTCTACTGGGTCGAGGATTTCATCCACCCCGAGCATTTCGACACCTATGCGGCCGTGCGCAAGGAAAGCCCGGTGAAACTCGCCGCCGGCGAGCAGGTCGCGACGAGCTGGGAATTCGAGCGCTTCATCGGCTGTGGAGCCGTCGACGTGATCCAGCCGGACCTCACGCGCTGCGGCGGCTTGACCGTGGCGCTCGACGTCGCGCGCATGGCGGAAAAAGCGGGCATCCAGCTCGTCACGCATTCCTGGTTGACGCATCTGCTGACCGGGCACAGCCTGCAATTCCTGTCGACGTTGAAGGAAGCGCCGCTGGTCGAGTTCAACGTCAGCCAGAGCGCGCTCACCGGCGGCATCGCCCAGGCGCCGTTCAAGCTCGACGCCGAAGGTTTCCTGGCCATCCCCGATGCCGTCGATATCGGCGTGACGGTCGACGAGAAATTCATCGCCGCGCACCGCGTGAACTAG
- a CDS encoding succinylglutamate desuccinylase/aspartoacylase family protein codes for MTATRKIVRPAEIDFDTPGRRDYHVALDHDSIWGDHLIPLTVFVGPEAKPGQGLVAFGSNHGNEYEGPVAIKKLTGEIDVARVRGRIVLVPVLNVAAFMAGTRDSTQDDGVNLNRAFIPGAGIEPGRRGITHRIARFVRETIFPRVHVVLDLHAGGQIARFIPCASFHPIPDPVQGKAIEDTARWFATPLVITYQNETPGLLTSEAEAMGKITVGCELGWGEALQPAGVRYARQGVLAAAIHHGQLDGKIEKIGAHADGTQRRAEMVDRECFVPAPFGGLYEPLFDCGTQVRKGETIGLLHDFERIDLPPEPIRAGVDGVVIAQAWRAPVRQGQHVLVVGQIREFGA; via the coding sequence ATGACCGCGACCCGCAAGATCGTCCGCCCCGCCGAGATCGATTTCGATACGCCCGGACGGCGCGACTATCACGTGGCGCTCGACCACGATTCGATCTGGGGCGATCATTTGATCCCGCTGACCGTATTCGTCGGGCCGGAAGCCAAGCCCGGCCAAGGTCTGGTCGCGTTCGGCTCCAATCATGGCAACGAATATGAAGGCCCGGTCGCGATCAAAAAACTGACGGGCGAGATCGACGTCGCCCGCGTGCGCGGGCGGATCGTGCTGGTCCCCGTGCTCAACGTCGCCGCTTTCATGGCCGGGACGCGCGATTCGACGCAAGACGACGGCGTCAATCTCAATCGCGCCTTCATTCCTGGAGCCGGGATCGAGCCCGGAAGGCGCGGCATCACCCATCGCATCGCGCGTTTCGTGCGCGAGACGATCTTTCCGCGCGTGCATGTCGTGCTCGATCTTCATGCCGGCGGCCAGATCGCGCGTTTCATTCCCTGCGCCAGCTTCCACCCGATCCCCGACCCCGTGCAAGGCAAGGCGATCGAGGACACGGCGCGCTGGTTCGCGACCCCGCTGGTCATCACCTATCAGAACGAAACGCCGGGTCTGCTGACCAGCGAGGCCGAGGCGATGGGCAAGATCACCGTCGGCTGCGAGCTCGGCTGGGGCGAAGCGCTACAGCCCGCCGGCGTGCGCTACGCCCGCCAAGGCGTGCTCGCCGCCGCGATCCATCACGGCCAGCTCGACGGCAAGATCGAAAAGATCGGCGCGCACGCGGACGGCACGCAGCGCCGGGCCGAGATGGTCGACCGCGAATGCTTCGTCCCCGCCCCGTTCGGCGGCTTGTACGAACCGCTATTCGATTGCGGCACGCAAGTCCGCAAGGGCGAGACGATCGGCCTGCTGCACGATTTCGAACGCATCGATCTGCCGCCCGAACCGATCCGGGCGGGTGTCGACGGCGTGGTGATCGCGCAAGCCTGGCGCGCCCCCGTCCGCCAAGGCCAGCATGTGCTGGTCGTGGGCCAGATCCGCGAATTCGGCGCCTAA
- a CDS encoding NADH:flavin oxidoreductase/NADH oxidase, whose translation MTSKLFSPLKLGGLELANRIVIAPMCQYSAVDGSASDWHTVHFSNMLQSGAGVFILEATGVEAAGRISHGCLGLYSDANEEALARVLKIVRPYSKMPIGIQLGHAGRKASTQIPWLGGGGLKAGQNPWPTVAPSAVAFDENHDTPSAMGKAEMARVKKAFADAAKRALRLGLDLVELHGAHGYLLCQFLSPIANKRTDEYGGSAANRARFPLEVFDAVRAVWPKEKALGVRLNGTDWREDGITVDEAADFAAELAKRGSDFVHVTSGGNGAASIPLGAGYQVPLAEKVRDRAKIPTIAVGLITDPKHAESILTEGKAEAIGLARGILNDPRWPWHAAVALGENPPGVSPQYLRGAPRPAA comes from the coding sequence ATGACCAGCAAACTCTTCTCGCCGCTCAAACTCGGCGGGCTCGAACTCGCCAACCGCATCGTCATCGCGCCGATGTGCCAGTACAGCGCCGTCGACGGTAGCGCCTCCGATTGGCACACCGTGCATTTCTCGAACATGCTGCAATCGGGGGCGGGCGTGTTCATCCTCGAAGCGACGGGCGTCGAGGCGGCGGGTCGCATCTCGCATGGCTGTCTCGGCCTCTATTCCGACGCGAACGAAGAAGCCTTGGCGCGCGTGCTGAAGATCGTGCGCCCCTATTCGAAAATGCCGATCGGCATTCAATTGGGCCATGCCGGGCGCAAGGCCTCGACGCAAATTCCGTGGCTGGGCGGCGGCGGATTGAAGGCGGGGCAGAACCCGTGGCCGACGGTCGCGCCCTCCGCCGTCGCGTTCGACGAGAACCACGACACGCCAAGTGCGATGGGCAAGGCGGAGATGGCGCGCGTCAAGAAGGCCTTCGCCGACGCCGCTAAGCGCGCGTTGCGCCTCGGTCTTGATCTGGTCGAGCTGCACGGCGCGCATGGCTATTTGCTGTGTCAGTTCCTGTCGCCGATCGCCAACAAGCGTACCGACGAATACGGCGGATCGGCCGCCAATCGCGCGCGTTTTCCGCTGGAAGTGTTCGACGCCGTGCGCGCCGTGTGGCCGAAGGAAAAGGCGCTGGGCGTGCGCCTCAACGGCACCGATTGGCGCGAGGACGGGATCACGGTCGACGAAGCCGCCGATTTCGCCGCCGAGCTCGCCAAGCGCGGCAGCGATTTCGTGCATGTCACGTCGGGCGGCAACGGGGCGGCGAGTATTCCGCTGGGGGCGGGCTATCAGGTGCCGTTGGCGGAGAAGGTGCGCGATCGTGCCAAGATCCCGACCATCGCGGTCGGTCTGATCACCGATCCCAAGCACGCCGAAAGCATTCTGACCGAAGGCAAGGCGGAGGCGATCGGTTTGGCGCGCGGCATTCTCAACGATCCGCGCTGGCCGTGGCATGCGGCCGTGGCATTGGGCGAAAACCCGCCGGGCGTGTCGCCGCAATATCTGCGTGGCGCGCCGCGACCGGCCGCTTAG
- a CDS encoding flagellar hook-basal body complex protein, whose translation MATVAMNSAISGLNAFQTAINYISDNVANSATIGFKRIDANFSSYVSASSSRFFNPGGATATPKFVNSLSGPIIQDASPTSIAVTGSGWLPVQDGFTTASGLSTNDVRQYTRRGDFTLDQNNYFVNGAGKYLYARSVPRPTTATPNPQPDQGPLVPVQINKDQMPALASTLANYAANIPSNAAAGTVYNGGTITITDANGNAQPVTITWYNRSALDGTGTLPGVTAGTSTGTNAIGASAAGDVPQWRAVLSVPTSSGNGTESIALDFSFGTTTTTAGQLTGITVAGTTSPAGEFGAAVTAGTGQVVLSYSAPGLAAAPAQTINAEFGAPNSVSGQPSQLNVAGGGTSQYGGTSISLSAANANGYSAGTYTGVGIDNAGNIYSTYSNGQRLVQYQIALATFNDPGGLVRQNGEAFLDSPEAGFVGYQAPGTGSAGGISANSLENSNVDIGAEFTKMIVAQRSYSANARMITTADEMLQEVVNLKR comes from the coding sequence ATGGCAACCGTCGCAATGAATTCCGCGATCAGCGGTCTGAACGCGTTCCAGACCGCGATCAACTATATTTCCGACAATGTCGCGAACTCTGCGACGATCGGCTTCAAGCGCATCGACGCGAATTTCTCGTCCTACGTTTCCGCTTCGTCGTCGCGCTTTTTCAATCCGGGCGGCGCCACCGCGACGCCGAAATTCGTCAACTCGCTCAGCGGGCCGATCATCCAGGATGCGTCGCCGACCTCGATCGCGGTCACCGGCTCGGGCTGGCTGCCGGTGCAGGATGGGTTCACGACGGCGTCCGGCCTGTCGACCAACGACGTGCGGCAATACACCCGGCGCGGCGATTTCACGCTCGACCAGAACAATTACTTCGTGAACGGGGCGGGGAAGTATCTCTACGCGCGCTCCGTGCCGCGCCCGACGACGGCGACCCCCAACCCTCAGCCCGATCAAGGGCCGTTGGTGCCGGTGCAGATCAACAAGGATCAGATGCCCGCTTTGGCATCGACCTTGGCGAATTACGCCGCGAACATTCCTTCGAACGCCGCGGCGGGGACCGTCTATAACGGCGGCACGATCACCATCACCGACGCCAACGGCAATGCGCAGCCCGTCACCATCACCTGGTATAATCGTTCGGCGTTGGACGGGACGGGCACGCTGCCCGGCGTGACGGCCGGAACGTCCACCGGCACCAACGCGATCGGCGCGTCGGCGGCCGGCGACGTGCCGCAATGGCGCGCGGTGCTGAGCGTGCCGACGAGTTCCGGCAACGGCACGGAATCGATCGCGCTCGACTTTTCCTTCGGCACGACGACGACCACGGCGGGCCAGCTGACCGGCATCACCGTGGCCGGCACCACGTCGCCGGCGGGCGAGTTCGGCGCGGCGGTGACCGCCGGGACGGGGCAGGTGGTGTTGAGCTACAGCGCGCCGGGCTTGGCGGCGGCCCCCGCGCAGACCATCAACGCCGAGTTCGGCGCGCCGAATTCGGTTTCCGGTCAGCCGTCGCAGTTGAACGTCGCGGGCGGCGGCACGTCGCAATATGGCGGCACGTCGATCTCGCTGTCGGCCGCCAACGCCAACGGCTATTCCGCCGGCACCTATACCGGTGTGGGCATCGACAACGCCGGAAACATCTATTCGACCTATTCGAACGGCCAGCGCTTGGTCCAGTACCAGATCGCGCTCGCCACGTTCAACGATCCGGGCGGTCTCGTCCGCCAGAACGGCGAGGCCTTCCTCGACTCGCCCGAAGCCGGCTTCGTCGGCTATCAGGCGCCGGGGACCGGGTCGGCCGGCGGCATCAGTGCGAACTCGCTGGAGAACTCCAACGTCGATATCGGCGCCGAGTTCACCAAGATGATCGTCGCGCAACGCTCCTATTCGGCGAACGCCCGCATGATTACGACGGCGGACGAGATGCTCCAGGAAGTGGTCAACCTGAAGCGTTAG
- the flgK gene encoding flagellar hook-associated protein FlgK gives MSLSAALYSSLSSLLTLQQQSRIASANVANAQTAGYTQKRVNLTTPVVQGLPSGVAIASITRTTNTTLQNELLNRTAESAGAAVRQEYLQRIGSFLNVESGTPRLTSTYQAFQQAWKDYEANPENATLARAVVTQGTLLAGEINNLAGQPQQIDAMIQTDITQSVTQLNQLVQQAYTLNAQIVNQSSTGQPIGDLQDQMDQVVAQMSKITKVQILGTGTNSLQIVTAGGQTLVSGAVPPSFSYDPNSNQIQMSVNGATQSVPASSFPGGQLESLMRLRAGFEAQASTSSYSQGVMASSEPGDGALRKFQNQLDAIANQVAYAVNTAYNKSASYGSELAANFFTYSNLPYPVSNTTATTVATGGATASTAAGGLTDTGAAFGNYSPTPTAYYRVTITDGLGKGSSAIITASTGTSITAPGLAATDGTSKYVIQEVTGPLMSNATTAATTTSLTDTTNSWTPNQFAPTATGVGYQVRIVSGPGAGQVAAITGNTGDTLNLNSPFTSAPGAGSVYVIEPAYGNNPSAASMLQVNPALANGGMTAKAGAAGDMSDALNNATATTFDSIPMPTGAGALNNTGIVQGALTIANTIGSAVSYTAWSIADAQNTATYADTLQSQTNQTYLNTVGVSVDQEMAHLVTLQNAYQASAMVMQTVRTMMDTLINLGRN, from the coding sequence ATGTCGCTTTCCGCGGCACTCTATTCGTCGCTGAGCTCGCTGCTGACCTTGCAGCAACAATCGCGCATCGCTTCGGCAAATGTTGCGAACGCGCAGACGGCCGGATACACGCAGAAACGGGTGAACCTGACCACGCCGGTCGTGCAGGGTTTGCCGAGCGGTGTCGCGATCGCGTCGATCACCCGCACGACCAACACGACGTTGCAGAACGAATTGCTGAACCGTACGGCGGAATCGGCCGGGGCGGCGGTGCGCCAGGAATATCTGCAGCGCATCGGCTCGTTCCTGAACGTCGAAAGCGGCACGCCGCGTTTGACCTCGACCTATCAGGCGTTTCAGCAAGCGTGGAAGGATTACGAGGCGAATCCCGAAAACGCGACGCTGGCGCGTGCGGTGGTCACGCAAGGCACGCTGCTGGCGGGGGAGATCAACAATCTCGCCGGGCAGCCGCAGCAGATCGACGCGATGATCCAGACGGACATCACGCAGAGTGTGACGCAACTCAACCAGTTGGTTCAACAGGCCTATACGCTCAACGCCCAGATCGTGAACCAGTCCTCGACCGGACAGCCGATCGGCGATCTGCAGGACCAGATGGATCAGGTCGTGGCGCAGATGTCCAAGATCACCAAGGTGCAGATCTTGGGCACGGGCACGAATTCGCTGCAGATCGTCACGGCCGGCGGGCAGACCTTGGTGTCGGGCGCCGTGCCGCCGAGCTTCAGCTACGATCCGAACTCCAACCAGATCCAAATGTCGGTCAACGGCGCCACGCAAAGCGTGCCGGCGTCGTCGTTCCCCGGCGGCCAGCTTGAATCGCTGATGCGCCTGCGCGCCGGGTTCGAAGCGCAGGCGTCCACGTCGAGCTATTCGCAAGGCGTGATGGCGTCGAGCGAGCCGGGCGACGGCGCCTTGCGCAAATTCCAGAACCAGCTCGACGCGATCGCCAACCAGGTCGCCTATGCGGTCAACACCGCCTACAACAAAAGCGCTTCCTACGGCAGCGAACTGGCGGCGAATTTCTTCACTTACTCCAACTTGCCGTATCCCGTATCGAACACGACCGCCACAACCGTCGCGACCGGCGGGGCGACGGCTTCGACCGCCGCCGGCGGCCTCACCGATACGGGTGCCGCGTTCGGCAATTATTCGCCCACGCCGACGGCTTACTACCGCGTGACGATCACCGACGGGCTCGGCAAGGGATCGTCCGCGATCATCACCGCCAGCACGGGCACCTCGATCACCGCCCCGGGCTTGGCCGCAACCGATGGCACCAGCAAATACGTCATCCAAGAGGTGACAGGCCCGCTGATGTCGAACGCCACGACCGCGGCGACGACGACGAGCCTGACCGACACGACCAATTCCTGGACGCCGAACCAATTCGCGCCCACCGCGACGGGTGTGGGCTACCAAGTGCGCATCGTTTCCGGGCCGGGGGCGGGACAGGTCGCCGCGATCACCGGCAACACGGGCGACACGTTGAACCTCAATTCGCCCTTCACCTCGGCACCGGGGGCGGGCAGCGTCTACGTGATCGAGCCCGCTTACGGCAATAATCCGTCGGCCGCGTCGATGTTGCAGGTCAATCCGGCCCTCGCCAATGGCGGCATGACGGCGAAGGCGGGTGCCGCCGGCGACATGTCCGACGCGCTCAACAACGCGACCGCAACGACGTTCGACAGCATTCCGATGCCGACGGGGGCGGGTGCGCTCAACAACACCGGCATCGTGCAAGGCGCGCTCACGATCGCCAACACGATCGGCTCGGCCGTTTCCTACACGGCCTGGAGCATCGCCGACGCGCAGAACACCGCGACCTATGCCGACACGCTGCAATCGCAGACGAACCAAACCTATCTCAATACGGTCGGCGTCTCGGTCGATCAGGAAATGGCGCATCTCGTGACGCTGCAAAACGCGTATCAGGCGTCGGCCATGGTCATGCAGACCGTGCGCACGATGATGGACACGCTGATCAATCTCGGAAGGAACTGA
- a CDS encoding LysR family transcriptional regulator — MLHGRMLRYLDEIVRSGSIRKASARLNVASSAINRQLLALEAELGAPLFERLPRGLRLTAAGEMLIAHVRQTLKDHDRLRRRIEGLKGLRHGKVAIGTVSGLASGLLSTVIADFRAKHPFIRVTVRNASLDALIAAVLSGDLDLVLAYNLPRHPRLRVLADVGCPLGAVVAPDHPLARETKLRLADCLDYPLVLPDPSVTIRMILDEVIPPQPEILPVLESNSTDLLKKLAREAPHLTFLNEVDVAEELRQRKLVFIPVQELAARPQSLILAQRTKAPLEGLADLLVRALQAELDRLYRPQSGHGALKATMRP, encoded by the coding sequence GTGCTGCACGGACGCATGTTGCGTTACCTGGACGAGATCGTCCGCTCGGGCTCGATCCGCAAAGCCTCGGCGCGCTTGAACGTCGCGTCGTCGGCGATCAACCGTCAGCTTCTGGCGCTGGAGGCGGAACTCGGCGCGCCGCTGTTCGAGCGCCTGCCCCGCGGCCTGCGTTTGACGGCGGCGGGCGAAATGCTGATCGCCCATGTCCGCCAGACTTTGAAGGATCATGACCGGTTGCGCCGGCGCATCGAAGGCCTGAAGGGGCTGCGCCACGGCAAGGTCGCGATCGGCACGGTCAGCGGTCTCGCCAGCGGCTTGCTGTCGACGGTGATCGCCGATTTTCGCGCCAAGCATCCCTTCATCCGCGTGACGGTGCGCAACGCGTCGCTCGACGCGCTGATCGCGGCGGTGCTCAGCGGCGATCTCGATCTGGTGCTTGCCTATAACCTGCCGCGCCATCCGCGCTTGCGCGTGCTCGCCGATGTCGGCTGCCCGCTCGGCGCGGTCGTCGCCCCCGATCATCCGCTGGCGCGCGAGACCAAGCTGCGCTTGGCCGACTGCCTCGACTATCCGCTGGTCCTGCCCGATCCCAGCGTGACGATCCGGATGATTCTGGACGAGGTGATCCCGCCGCAGCCCGAGATCCTGCCGGTCCTGGAAAGCAATTCGACCGATCTTCTGAAGAAGCTGGCGCGGGAGGCGCCGCACCTCACCTTCCTCAACGAGGTCGACGTGGCGGAGGAGCTGCGCCAGCGCAAGCTCGTGTTCATTCCCGTCCAGGAACTGGCGGCACGGCCCCAATCGCTGATTCTGGCCCAACGGACAAAAGCGCCCCTGGAGGGACTTGCCGATCTTCTGGTCCGCGCGCTTCAGGCCGAGCTCGACCGCCTCTACCGGCCCCAATCGGGCCATGGTGCCTTAAAGGCAACAATGCGTCCCTAA
- a CDS encoding TauD/TfdA family dioxygenase has translation MQAAAILAPAGAEQLKIAPNANGFGAEITGIQLKDADAATFAAVEAAFNRYSVVCLRDQRMTPPELRDTIKRFGPLETHTLLQYTLPGIPEIYVLANIEENGRQIGAHNEGIGWHTDLSYKEKPVMMTALYGLICPPEGADTLFADMTSAYEALPEDEKSALDGLRIHHSYQSWMATRADRAPLTEAQKALTPDVKHPLIRTHPVTKRKSLFIGTGTVWGIDGMDRAEGKALVDRLVEYATGPRFQLAHKWREGDLVLWDNRCTLHTGTLFDDQKYKRHIHRMMVKGDLPF, from the coding sequence ATGCAAGCCGCCGCCATTCTGGCCCCCGCCGGGGCCGAACAGCTGAAAATCGCCCCGAACGCCAACGGGTTCGGGGCCGAAATCACCGGCATACAGCTGAAGGACGCCGACGCGGCGACCTTCGCCGCCGTCGAAGCGGCGTTCAACCGCTACTCGGTCGTCTGCCTGCGCGACCAGCGTATGACCCCGCCGGAGCTTCGCGACACGATCAAGCGTTTCGGCCCGCTCGAAACGCATACGTTGCTGCAATACACCCTGCCCGGTATTCCCGAGATCTATGTCCTCGCCAATATCGAGGAGAACGGCCGCCAGATCGGCGCGCACAATGAGGGCATCGGCTGGCACACCGACCTTTCCTATAAGGAAAAGCCGGTGATGATGACGGCGCTTTACGGCCTGATCTGCCCGCCGGAAGGCGCCGACACGCTGTTCGCCGACATGACGTCGGCCTACGAGGCGTTGCCCGAAGACGAGAAAAGCGCCCTCGACGGTTTGCGCATCCATCATTCCTATCAAAGCTGGATGGCGACGCGCGCCGATCGCGCCCCGTTGACCGAGGCGCAAAAGGCGCTGACGCCCGACGTGAAGCACCCGTTGATCCGCACCCATCCGGTGACCAAGCGCAAATCGCTGTTCATCGGCACGGGCACGGTGTGGGGCATCGACGGCATGGACCGCGCCGAAGGCAAGGCGCTGGTCGATCGCTTGGTCGAGTACGCGACCGGCCCCCGCTTCCAGCTCGCCCATAAATGGCGCGAAGGCGATCTGGTCCTTTGGGACAATCGCTGCACGCTGCACACCGGCACGCTGTTCGACGACCAAAAATACAAGCGCCATATCCATCGCATGATGGTCAAAGGCGACCTGCCCTTCTGA
- a CDS encoding ATP-binding cassette domain-containing protein, giving the protein MVARQPGRDGEDPVEGLSRIEGRERQAEPHGLYGFRLQRDEPEGRPGRLRYGPAEAHLGSRQGSAEADADARRLDLHRRALPAGPLVIELDFVSHQFETPEGPIPALSGVSLDIGATEFVAVVGPSGCGKSTLLRLIAGLVAPSAGSIRIKGEKVTKPTADVGLVFQAPTLLPWANVLDNVLFPLRMLNEYGPQGEKRARELLALAGLSGFENRMPDELSGGMQQRVAICRGLVRDPAVLLMDEPFAALDALTRDEMGALLLDLWAAKPKAIVFITHSVPEAVMLADRVIVMGARPGRIVDDVRIDLPRPRNFDMESRDEFQAATKRIRAHVYRGSRHAPPSATQAA; this is encoded by the coding sequence ATGGTCGCGCGCCAACCCGGACGAGACGGCGAAGATCCTGTCGAAGGCCTATCCCGAATTGAAGGAAGAGAACGTCAAGCTGAACCACATGGCCTATATGGATTTCGTCTTCAACGAGACGAGCCAGAAGGTCGGCCTGGGCGGCTTCGATATGGACCAGCTGAAGCGCACTTGGGAAGCCGTCAAGGAAGCGCAGAAGCTGACGCAGACGCCCGACGTCTCGACCTTCATCGACGCGCGCTTCCTGCCGGGCCGCTCGTGATCGAACTCGACTTCGTCTCGCACCAGTTCGAAACCCCGGAAGGGCCGATCCCGGCCCTTTCGGGCGTTTCGCTGGATATCGGTGCTACGGAGTTCGTCGCCGTGGTCGGCCCGTCGGGCTGCGGGAAATCGACGCTGCTGCGGCTGATCGCGGGGCTGGTCGCGCCCAGTGCGGGCAGCATCCGCATCAAGGGCGAAAAAGTGACGAAGCCGACCGCCGATGTCGGCTTGGTTTTCCAGGCGCCCACATTGCTGCCCTGGGCCAACGTGCTCGACAACGTGCTGTTCCCGCTGCGCATGCTGAACGAGTACGGGCCGCAAGGCGAGAAACGCGCGCGCGAGTTGCTCGCACTCGCCGGGCTTTCGGGTTTCGAAAATCGGATGCCGGACGAGCTTTCCGGCGGCATGCAACAGCGCGTGGCGATCTGCCGCGGCTTGGTCCGCGATCCCGCCGTGCTGCTGATGGACGAGCCCTTCGCGGCGCTGGACGCGCTGACGCGCGACGAGATGGGCGCGCTGCTTTTGGATCTGTGGGCCGCCAAGCCCAAGGCGATCGTGTTCATCACCCATTCGGTGCCCGAGGCGGTGATGCTCGCCGATCGCGTGATCGTGATGGGCGCCCGTCCCGGCCGCATCGTCGACGATGTGCGCATCGACCTGCCCCGGCCGCGCAATTTCGACATGGAGTCCCGCGATGAGTTCCAGGCCGCAACCAAGCGCATCCGCGCCCACGTCTATCGCGGGTCCCGTCATGCGCCCCCCAGCGCGACGCAAGCCGCTTAA
- a CDS encoding ABC transporter permease, which produces MRPPARRKPLNASALLPAAVVAALFLAWALAVEIFAIPVYILPSPQRIVVALWEIRDTVAMHAAATLGTILAGFALSIVVSLPLAAYLTLSAFGRAAIYPLLILSQSIPKVALAPILVLLLGTNVLPKIVITFMVAFFPLVISSATGFGATPKELIELGRSLQTNRWKEFLRIRLPYAIPFVFSGLKMAITLSVIGAVVGEFVAADRGLGFLMTSSLAFFNTPVGYGAIVVLSLLAMILFQLVVLAERLLFPWSARMQTGAGR; this is translated from the coding sequence ATGCGCCCCCCAGCGCGACGCAAGCCGCTTAACGCATCGGCGTTGCTGCCGGCGGCGGTCGTCGCGGCGTTGTTCCTCGCCTGGGCGCTGGCGGTCGAAATCTTCGCGATCCCCGTCTATATCCTGCCCTCGCCCCAGCGCATCGTCGTCGCCCTTTGGGAAATCCGCGACACGGTCGCCATGCATGCGGCGGCCACGCTCGGCACGATCCTGGCCGGTTTCGCGCTGTCGATCGTCGTGTCGCTGCCGCTTGCGGCCTATCTTACGCTCTCCGCTTTCGGGCGCGCGGCGATCTATCCGCTGCTGATCCTGTCGCAATCGATCCCGAAAGTGGCGCTGGCCCCCATCCTGGTGCTGCTGCTGGGCACCAACGTGCTACCGAAGATCGTCATCACGTTCATGGTCGCGTTCTTCCCGCTGGTCATCAGCAGCGCCACCGGCTTCGGCGCCACGCCGAAGGAATTGATCGAGCTCGGCCGTTCGCTGCAGACCAATCGCTGGAAGGAATTCCTGCGCATCCGCCTGCCCTACGCGATCCCGTTCGTGTTCTCCGGATTGAAAATGGCGATCACGCTGTCGGTCATCGGCGCGGTCGTGGGCGAGTTCGTCGCCGCCGATCGCGGCCTCGGCTTCCTGATGACCTCGTCGCTCGCCTTCTTCAACACGCCCGTCGGCTATGGCGCCATCGTCGTGTTGTCGCTGCTGGCGATGATCCTGTTCCAGCTTGTGGTGCTGGCCGAACGCTTGCTGTTCCCGTGGAGTGCCCGCATGCAAACGGGTGCGGGGCGCTAA